The following coding sequences lie in one Trichoderma breve strain T069 chromosome 1, whole genome shotgun sequence genomic window:
- a CDS encoding ring finger domain-containing protein, with protein sequence MDGSSPDHAHRHLDANAGREVVFCHACSREWYRDERGLLCPRCGSDITEIVSPDNDPRDLNDDDDSEPESPPLRHRFPPRDRDHDHDHNHDHDSDPDEADIEEHLGGPNGFHFRRSVRGRPGMQHHDPNVDPVIERFLGMIQDFQPPRRPNAYEQRPEEGRFGGPHIHRATFTNGSGSASVTIFSGTGTGLFGPGPPGQERHGDPFQTFFSNVLRDVSPPVGGREAGGPTPGFARGLQEILNLFNPAHAIAGDAVYSQEALDQIITNLMEAHPQSNAAPPASTEALANLDRKPVDASMLEGESKIECTICIDDMKVGDPAAFLPCKHWFHEECVTLWLKEHNTCPVCRASIEKPEDRSGPNRHASPPPISTQSSDSDDLYGSGLHRTEPLPIPGAGPSRPPNQSQSRLNEAMRGLSSQQEQQDRESMRRIWGISGGGSGDRAEREQERDQRERERDRIWGAPSAYDTWRAQRRNSRNSLSPTSPRLSSFADYRVRPRQTSPPQSSRRERENSSANTNANPSQQTSSGPFSWLRDRFTGGGSRDESNREER encoded by the exons ATGGACGGATCATCTCCAGACCACGCACACCGGCACCTCGATGCGAACGCTGGTCGTGAGGTTGTCTTTTGCCATGCCTGCTCCAGGGAATGGTACCGCGATGAGCGTGGGTTACTATGCCCCAGATGTGGTAGCGATATCACAGAAATC GTAAGCCCAGACAATGATCCTCGAGATTTgaatgacgacgacgattcGGAGCCGGAATCTCCCCCACTGCGTCATAGATTTCCACCCCGGGACCGTGACCACGACCACGACCACAACCACGACCATGATTCAGACCCAGACGAAGCTGATATTGAAGAACATCTTGGAGGACCGAACGGCTTTCATTTCCGCCGCAGCGTTAGGGGCCGCCCAGGAATGCAACACCATGATCCCAACGTCGACCCTGTGATTGAACGATTTCTCGGCATGATTCAGGATTTCCAGCCCCCGCGACGACCCAATGCCTACGAACAACGACCGGAGGAAGGCCGATTTGGAGGGCCGCATATCCATCGCGCTACATTCACGAATGGAAGTGGCAGTGCCTCTGTTACCATCTTTTCTGGCACTGGGACGGGACTCTTTGGACCGGGACCTCCTGGCCAGGAGCGCCACGGCGACCCATTCCAAAC ATTCTTCTCCAATGTCCTTCGGGATGTGTCACCTCCTGTAGGAGGCCGCGAGGCAGGAGGTCCTACTCCAGGATTTGCGAGAGGACTCCAAGAGATTTTAAACCTGTTTAACCCGGCGCATGCGATTGCCGGAGATGCCGTTTATTCACAAGAAGCTCTGGATCAGATCATTACAAACCTCATGGAAGCGCATCCACAATCGAATGCTGCACCGCCAGCGTCAACCGAGGCACTTGCCAACCTGGATCGAAAGCCCGTAGATGCCTCCATGTTGGAAGGTGAATCAAAAATTGAATGCACCATTTGTATAGACGATATGAAGGTGGGTGACCCGGCTGCATTTCTGCCTTGTAAGCACTGGTTCCATGAAGAATGCGTCACTCTCTGGCTCAAAGAACACAACACTTGTCCGGTTTGTCGAGCATCCATTGAGAAGCCCGAGGACAGAAGCGGCCCCAACAGGCATGCAAGTCCACCCCCAATCTCCACCCAGTCTAGCGATTCGGATGATCTATATGGGAGCGGGCTGCACCGTACCGAGCCGCTTCCAATTCCCGGAGCAGGGCCCTCTCGTCCTCCAaaccagagccagagccggcTTAATGAAGCCATGCGTGGCCTCTCATCacaacaagagcagcaagaccGTGAGAGCATGAGACGTATCTGGGGCATTTCTGGAGGCGGTTCTGGGGATCGCGCCGAACGGGAGCAAGAGCGCGATCAGcgggaaagggagagagaccGCATCTGGGGCGCCCCGTCTGCCTACGATACTTGGCGTGCGCAACGGCGAAACTCGCGAAACTCGCTTTCCCCTACGAGCCCTAGATTATCTTCGTTTGCGGATTATAGAGTGCGCCCGAGACAAACGAGTCCGCCACAGAGCAGCCGTCGTGAGAGAGAGAACTCCAGCGCCAACACCAATGCCAACCCTAGCCAACAAACTAGTTCCGGACCCTTTAGTTGGCTGAGGGATAGGTTCACGGGAGGAGGCTCCCGAGATGAGTCTAACCGTGAAGAGCGTTGA
- a CDS encoding cytochrome p450 domain-containing protein — MADSVPIPEPPGLPFLGNLGEFTANPIEDIVRLSNTYGEIYRLHMGSRPVVFISTQALVNEVCDEKRFQKSLSSVLRVVREGVHDGLFTAHSDEPNWGKAHRVLVPAFGPLPIRDMFDEMHDISSQLALKLARHGPHKPIHVSDEFTKLALDTIALCSMDYRFNSYYKDKMHPFVQAMGDFLAECGRRNRRPGFAPNFLYRAANEKFYNDIAILRDTANAVVEARRKNPSDRKDLLGAMLNGVDPQTGEKLSDANITDQLITFLIAGHETTSGTLSFAFYHLLKNPSAYRKVQEEADAVLGRGPAKVEHVSKLVYIQAVLRETLRLSAAIPAFSVEALEDTLIGGKYLVHKGEPITCVLAKSHLDPVVYGDDANEFKPERMLDDEFARLNREFPNCWKPFGNGKRGCIGRGFAWNEAVIAMAILFQNFNFSLDDPNYQLEIASSLTIKPKDFFMRATLRDGMTPTELEQRLAGKGVVEEHHPDKKAASAASSKGPQNPLAVYYGSNSGTCEALAQRVATDAASHGFKVTDLAPLDSANQNLPKDRPVIIVTASYEGLAPSNAAHFVSWIENLKGNELEGVSYAVFGCGHHDWVQTFHRIPKLVDSTLAEHGATRLIPLATTDAADRDMFSDFETWEDESLWPALKEKYGAAAASTDGSAGGLIVDVSLPRKSTLRQDVEEALVTSTKTLTTSGSTKNHIEVRLPTGMTYRSGDYLAVLPFNPKDTVARVFRRFQLSWDAVLTIHSDQPTALPTDTPVSANDLLRAYVELSQPATKRNISVMVEATQDEELKAQIEKLAGDDYQQEISAKRVSVLDLLERFPSLELPLDTYLAMLPPMRVRQYSISSSPLADPSKLTLTYSVLEQPALSGQGSHFGVATHFLASLAPGERLHVAVRQSKAFHLPTDAENTPLIFVGTGSGLAPFRGFVQERAAMIAAGRKLAPALLFYGCRSPDMDDLYAEEFERWEKLGAVEMRKAYSRASDKSFGCKYVQHRMSHDREDLFKLWDQGAKVLVCGSRDVGKAVEAVCVELVQEKAKADGKEVDEEKAQAWWDKQRNERYVTDVFD; from the exons ATGGCCGATTCTGTTCCTATTCCTGAGCCTCCTGGGTTGCCCTTTTTGGGTAATTTGGGCGAGTTCACGGCGAACCCGATTGAGGACATTGTTCGCCTGTCGAATACATATG GAGAAATCTACAGACTTCATATGGGCAGCCGTCCCGTTGTCTTCATTAGCACTCAGGCCCTTGTCAACGAAGTCTGCGATGAGAAGCGCTTTCAAAAGTCTTTGAGCTCCGTTCTCCGA GTTGTGCGTGAGGGCGTCCACGATGGGTTATTCACCGCACACTCTGATGAGCCCAACTGGGGAAAGGCTCATCGTGTCCTGGTTCCGGCCTTTGGACCTCTCCCCATCCGCGACATGTTTGATGAGATGCATGACATCAGCTCACAGCTGGCCCTGAAACTGGCTCGTCACGGCCCTCACAAGCCCATTCATGTATCGGATGAATTCACAAAGCTGGCGCTAGACACCATCGCGCTGTGCTCTATGGATTATCGCTTCAACTCTTActacaaggacaagatgcATCCCTTCGTCCAGGCCATGGGTGACTTCCTTGCAGAGTGCGGTAGACGAAACAGAAGACCCGGCTTTGCCCCCAACTTCCTGTACCGCGCCGCCAACGAGAAGTTCTACAACGACATTGCCATTCTGAGAGACACAGCCAATGCCGTTGTGGAGGCTCGAAGAAAGAATCCCAGTGATCGAAAGGACCTGCTCGGCGCCATGTTGAATGGCGTGGACCCCCAGAccggcgagaagctgagcgACGCCAACATCACGGATCAACTCATTACGTTTTTGATTGCTGGCCATGAGACAACATCGGGTACGCTGTCGTTTGCCTTTTACCACCTCTTGAAGAACCCATCCGCCTATCGAAAGGTCCAAGAAGAGGCCGATGCGGTCCTTGGCCGTGGACCCGCCAAAGTCGAGCATGTTTCCAAGCTCGTTTATATCCAAGCA GTCCTGAGAGAGACTCTACGTCTTAGTGCCGCGATCCCGGCCTTCTCTGTTGAAGCTCTCGAAGATACCCTTATTGGAGGCAAATACCTCGTCCACAAGGGCGAACCAATCACCTGCGTTCTCGCCAAATCACACCTTGATCCTGTAGTCTATGGTGACGACGCGAATGAGTTCAAACCAGAGCGCATGCTCGATGATGAGTTTGCTCGGCTCAACAGAGAATTCCCTAACTGCTGGAAGCCttttggcaatggcaagcgAGGTTGCATCGGAAGAGGCTTCGCCTGGAACGAGgccgtcatcgccatggcTATTCTTTTCCAaaacttcaacttcagccTCGACGATCCCAACTACCAGTTGGAAATTGCTTCATCCTTGACTATCAAGCCAAAGGATTTCTTCATGCGAGCCACCCTTAGGGATGGAATGACTCCTACAGAGCTTGAGCAGAGGCTGGCTGGAAAAGGCGTCGTAGAGGAGCATCATCCAGATAAGAAGGCGGCCAGTGCAGCGAGCAGCAAGGGACCCCAGAATCCCTTGGCTGTTTACTACGGTTCCAACAGCGGCACTTGCGAGGCCTTGGCCCAAAGAGTGGCAACTGatgcagccagccatggcttcaagGTCACTGACCTTGCTCCTCTTGACTCTGCCAACCAGAACCTTCCCAAGGACCGCCCAGTCATCATTGTCACGGCCTCGTATGAGGGACTTGCGCCATCCAATGCGGCCCACTTTGTAAGCTGGATTGAAAACCTCAAGGGCAACGAGTTGGAAGGGGTGTCATATGCTGTCTTTGGCTGTGGCCACCACGACTGGGTCCAGACGTTTCACCGCATTCCCAAGCTCGTGGATTCGACCCTGGCGGAGCATGGCGCTACTCGCCTTATTCCGCTAGCTACTACCGATGCTGCTGATCGTGACATGTTTAGTGATTTTGAAACTTGGGAGGACGAATCCCTCTGGCCTGCTTTGAAGGAAAAGTATGGTGCCGCGGCAGCCTCTACCGATGGCTCAGCTGGTGGCTTGATTGTCGATGTGTCGCTTCCTCGCAAGTCGACGCTGCGCCAAGATGTCGAGGAGGCCCTCGTCACCAGCACCAAAACTCTGACTACCAGCGGATCTACCAAGAACCACATCGAGGTCCGCCTGCCTACGGGCATGACATACCGATCAGGCGATTATCTGGCTGTCCTGCCCTTCAACCCGAAGGATACGGTAGCCCGAGTCTTCCGTCGCTTCCAGCTTTCTTGGGATGCCGTCTTGACCATTCACTCGGACCAGCCGACTGCCCTCCCCACGGATACCCCTGTTTCTGCAAACGACTTGTTGAGAGCATATGTTGAGCTAAGTCAGCCAGCAACCAAGAGG AACATTTCTGTCATGGTTGAAGCTACTCAGGAtgaggagctcaaggctcagattgagaagctggctggGGACGACTACCAACAGGAGATTAGTGCTAAACGTGTTTCTGTCCTCGATTTGTTGGAGAGATTCCCCTCTCTTGAATTACCCCTGGACACATACCTAGCCATGCTTCCACCCATGCGTGTCCGCCAGTA CtccatttcctcctctcctctggCAGATCCCTCCAAACTCACCCTTACCTACTCCGTTCTCGAACAGCCAGCGCTGTCCGGCCAGGGTTCTCACTTCGGAGTGGCCACGCACTTCTTGGCCTCTCTTGCCCCTGGTGAGAGACTGCATGTTGCCGTCCGCCAATCCAAAGCCTTCCACCTCCCAACCGATGCCGAAAACACTCCCCTGATCTTCGTCGGCACGGGCTCCGGCTTGGCTCCTTTCAGAGGCTTTGTCCAGGAGCGCGCTGCCATGATTGCCGCGGGCCGCAAGCTTGCGCCAGCCTTGCTCTTCTACGGATGCCGCTCGCCCGATATGGATGATCTGTATGCCGAAGAATTCGAGCGATGGGAGAAGCTTGGCGCCGTCGAGATGCGCAAGGCTTACTCGCGCGCCTCGGACAAGTCGTTTGGCTGCAAGTATGTCCAGCACCGAATGTCGCACGACCGCGAAGACCTGTTCAAGCTGTGGGATCAAGGCGCCAAGGTCCTCGTCTGCGGCAGTCGCGATGTTGGaaaggccgtcgaggctGTTTGCGTCGAGCTTGTTcaggagaaggccaaggctgacgGAAAGGaggtggatgaggagaaggccCAAGCTTGGTGGGACAAGCAGCGCAATGAGAGATATGTCACGGATGTGTTTGACTAA